Proteins from a genomic interval of Cumulibacter manganitolerans:
- a CDS encoding histidinol-phosphate transaminase gives MSEAADLVQSLLRPEFRGQEAYGAPQLDVPVRLNVNENSYDVPPVVVASIVEAIQAEAAHLNRYPDREFTALRKALAGYLELQAGIRLDLDQLWAANGSNEVLQHILMAYGGPGRSALGFVPSYSMHELISRATGTRWVAGHRDARFDLSVESAVAQVREHRPDIVFLCSPNNPTGTAMGIDVIEAVLHASAGVVVVDEAYVEFARSGTRSALHLLEGNPRLVVSRTMSKAFAFAGARVGYLAADPALIDGLRMVRLPYHLSALTQAAACAALAHTELLLSNVEALKAQRDRIVDTLAKWGLRPVPSDANFVLFGGLADPSATWQELLDRGVLVRNLDIPGHLRVNAGTPEETTAFLSALADTLGLDAALV, from the coding sequence ATGTCTGAGGCCGCCGACCTCGTCCAGTCGCTGCTGCGCCCGGAGTTCCGCGGCCAGGAGGCGTACGGCGCGCCGCAGCTCGACGTGCCGGTGCGGCTGAACGTCAACGAAAACTCCTACGACGTGCCGCCGGTCGTCGTCGCCTCCATCGTCGAGGCGATCCAGGCGGAGGCCGCGCACCTGAACCGCTACCCGGACCGCGAGTTCACCGCGCTGCGCAAGGCCCTCGCCGGCTACCTCGAGCTGCAGGCCGGCATCCGGCTCGACCTCGACCAGCTGTGGGCGGCCAACGGCAGCAACGAGGTGCTGCAGCACATCCTCATGGCGTACGGCGGCCCGGGACGCAGTGCGCTGGGCTTCGTGCCGTCGTACTCCATGCACGAGCTGATCTCGCGGGCCACCGGCACCCGCTGGGTGGCTGGGCACCGCGACGCGCGGTTCGACCTCTCGGTGGAGTCCGCGGTCGCCCAGGTGCGCGAGCACCGGCCCGACATCGTGTTTCTCTGCTCGCCGAACAACCCGACCGGGACGGCGATGGGCATCGACGTCATCGAGGCGGTGCTGCACGCCTCGGCCGGCGTCGTGGTGGTCGATGAGGCGTACGTCGAGTTCGCCCGGTCCGGCACGCGCTCGGCCCTGCACCTGCTCGAGGGCAACCCCCGGCTCGTGGTGAGCCGCACGATGAGCAAGGCGTTCGCCTTCGCGGGCGCCCGCGTCGGCTACCTCGCTGCCGATCCCGCCCTGATCGACGGACTGCGGATGGTGCGGCTGCCGTACCACCTGTCGGCGCTCACCCAGGCCGCGGCGTGCGCGGCCCTCGCGCACACCGAGCTGCTGCTGTCCAATGTCGAGGCGCTGAAGGCGCAGCGCGACCGGATCGTCGACACGCTGGCGAAGTGGGGGCTGCGGCCGGTACCGAGCGACGCCAACTTCGTGCTGTTCGGCGGCCTGGCCGATCCCTCGGCGACCTGGCAGGAGCTGCTGGACCGGGGCGTGCTGGTGCGCAACCTCGACATCCCGGGACACTTGCGGGTCAACGCCGGCACACCGGAGGAGACGACCGCGTTCCTGTCGGCGCTCGCCGACACCCTGGGCCTGGACGCCGCGCTCGTCTAG
- the hisB gene encoding imidazoleglycerol-phosphate dehydratase HisB: MGRTARIERKTSESLVLVELDLDGTGRSSVSTGVGFYDHMLTALSKHSLIDLTVQTTGDIEIDAHHSVEDTAIVLGEALREALGDKRGIRRFGAATIPLDEALAHCVVDVSGRPYCVHTGEPAGQQYVGIGGTPPLYMGSLTQHVLETLALNARMCIHMNVVAGRDPHHIVEAQFKALARALREAVEPDPRTDDVPSTKGAL, from the coding sequence ATGGGGCGCACCGCGCGCATCGAGCGCAAGACGAGCGAGAGCTTGGTGCTCGTCGAGCTCGACCTCGACGGCACCGGACGCAGCAGCGTCTCCACCGGCGTCGGCTTCTACGACCACATGCTCACCGCGCTGTCGAAGCACTCGCTGATCGACCTGACCGTGCAGACCACCGGCGATATCGAGATCGATGCGCACCACAGCGTGGAGGACACCGCGATCGTGCTCGGTGAGGCGCTGCGCGAGGCGCTCGGGGACAAGCGGGGCATCCGCCGGTTCGGCGCGGCCACCATCCCTCTCGACGAAGCCCTCGCGCACTGCGTCGTGGACGTGTCGGGTCGCCCGTACTGCGTGCACACCGGCGAGCCCGCGGGCCAGCAGTACGTCGGCATCGGCGGCACTCCGCCTCTCTACATGGGATCGCTGACGCAGCACGTGCTGGAGACGCTGGCGCTGAACGCGCGGATGTGCATCCACATGAACGTGGTCGCCGGTCGCGACCCGCACCACATCGTCGAGGCGCAGTTCAAGGCGCTCGCCCGCGCGCTGCGTGAGGCGGTCGAGCCGGACCCGCGCACCGACGACGTGCCGAGCACCAAGGGCGCTCTATGA
- the hisD gene encoding histidinol dehydrogenase, giving the protein MSEILRTIDLRGKQLRTAELRRAVPRAQIDVERATAAVEPIVEDVEARGAAAVKEITERLDGVSLQQLRVPAESITDALRTLDPDVRAALEETITRVREVHEDQRRTETTTELAAGATVTEKWIPVERVGLYVPGGLAVYPSSVVMNVVPAQVAGVGSIAVASPPQREFDGRPHPTILAACALLGVDEVYAVGGAQAVAMFAHGTEENEPVDMVTGPGNIYVTAAKRLLRGVIGIDSEAGPTEIAVLADETADAAHVAADLISQAEHDPLAGSVLVTPSEAFARAVDEQLKVQVEQTKHVERIKTALGGEQSGVVLVDDIDQGLRVVDAYGAEHLEVQTADSRGDAARVRNAGCIFVGAFSPVPLGDYCAGSNHVLPTGGSARHSSGLSVQSFLKGVHVVDYDEQALRGVAKYIVDLADAEDLPAHGAAIRARFSDV; this is encoded by the coding sequence ATGAGCGAGATCCTGCGCACCATCGACCTTCGCGGCAAGCAGCTGCGGACCGCTGAGCTCCGCCGCGCCGTCCCGCGCGCCCAGATCGACGTCGAGCGCGCCACGGCCGCCGTCGAGCCGATCGTCGAGGACGTCGAGGCACGCGGTGCGGCGGCGGTCAAGGAGATCACCGAGCGGCTGGACGGCGTCTCCCTGCAGCAGCTCCGGGTTCCGGCCGAGAGCATCACCGACGCCCTGCGCACGCTGGATCCCGACGTCCGGGCGGCCCTCGAGGAGACGATCACGCGGGTGCGCGAGGTCCACGAGGACCAGCGCCGCACCGAAACCACCACCGAGCTCGCCGCCGGCGCCACCGTGACCGAGAAGTGGATCCCGGTCGAGCGGGTCGGCCTCTACGTGCCCGGTGGGCTCGCGGTCTACCCGTCGAGCGTCGTCATGAACGTGGTGCCGGCGCAGGTCGCCGGCGTCGGCTCGATCGCCGTCGCGTCCCCGCCGCAGCGCGAGTTCGACGGCCGGCCGCACCCGACGATCCTCGCGGCGTGCGCCCTGCTCGGCGTCGACGAGGTGTACGCCGTCGGCGGCGCCCAGGCCGTCGCGATGTTCGCGCACGGGACCGAGGAGAACGAGCCCGTCGACATGGTGACCGGGCCCGGCAACATCTACGTGACCGCGGCCAAGCGGCTGCTGCGCGGCGTGATCGGCATCGACTCCGAGGCGGGCCCCACGGAGATCGCCGTGCTCGCCGACGAGACCGCCGACGCGGCGCACGTGGCGGCGGACCTGATCAGCCAGGCCGAGCACGACCCTCTCGCCGGCTCGGTCCTGGTCACGCCGAGCGAGGCGTTCGCGCGCGCGGTCGACGAGCAGCTGAAGGTGCAGGTCGAGCAGACCAAGCACGTCGAGCGGATCAAGACCGCCCTGGGCGGCGAGCAGTCCGGCGTCGTGCTGGTCGACGACATCGACCAGGGGCTGCGCGTGGTGGACGCGTACGGCGCGGAGCACCTCGAGGTGCAGACCGCCGACAGCCGGGGCGACGCGGCACGCGTGCGCAACGCCGGGTGCATCTTCGTCGGGGCGTTCTCCCCGGTGCCGCTCGGTGACTACTGCGCCGGATCCAACCACGTGCTCCCCACCGGCGGGTCCGCGCGGCACTCCTCGGGGCTGTCGGTCCAGTCCTTCCTCAAGGGCGTCCACGTGGTCGACTACGACGAGCAGGCGCTGCGTGGCGTCGCGAAGTACATCGTCGACCTGGCGGACGCCGAGGACCTGCCGGCGCACGGTGCCGCGATCCGCGCCCGGTTCAGCGATGTCTGA
- the priA gene encoding bifunctional 1-(5-phosphoribosyl)-5-((5-phosphoribosylamino)methylideneamino)imidazole-4-carboxamide isomerase/phosphoribosylanthranilate isomerase PriA, which translates to MSPDLPTDDTTTEVPIAGPRLELLPAVDVTEGKTVQLVRGEAGSGKTYGDPLAAALRWQEEGAEWLHLVDLDAAFGRGSNRDLIASIVGQMDIKVELSGGIRDDASLEAALATGCRRVNIGTAALENPEWCARIIGEHGDRIAIGLDVRGEQLAARGWTAEGGSLWETLERLERDGCQRYVVTDVEKDGMLKGPNVHLLRQVCERTDRPVVASGGISTLDDIRQIAQLTSIGVEGAIVGTALYEGSFTLPQALEVTR; encoded by the coding sequence GTGAGCCCCGACCTGCCCACCGACGACACCACCACCGAGGTCCCGATCGCGGGGCCGCGCCTCGAGCTGCTGCCCGCGGTCGACGTGACGGAGGGCAAGACCGTCCAGCTCGTCCGCGGGGAGGCCGGTTCGGGCAAGACCTACGGCGACCCGCTCGCCGCCGCGCTGCGCTGGCAGGAGGAGGGCGCCGAATGGCTGCACCTGGTGGATCTCGATGCCGCCTTCGGGCGGGGCAGCAATCGTGATCTGATCGCCTCGATCGTCGGCCAGATGGACATCAAGGTCGAGCTCTCCGGTGGGATCCGCGACGACGCCTCGCTCGAGGCCGCGCTCGCCACCGGCTGCCGCCGGGTCAACATCGGGACCGCCGCCCTGGAGAACCCGGAGTGGTGCGCCCGCATCATCGGCGAGCACGGCGATCGCATCGCGATCGGGCTCGACGTGCGCGGCGAGCAGCTGGCCGCCCGCGGCTGGACCGCAGAGGGCGGCAGCCTCTGGGAGACCTTGGAGCGCCTCGAGCGCGACGGGTGCCAGCGCTACGTCGTCACCGACGTGGAGAAGGACGGCATGCTCAAGGGTCCGAACGTGCATCTGCTGCGCCAGGTGTGCGAGCGCACCGACCGCCCCGTCGTCGCCAGCGGCGGCATCTCGACCCTCGACGACATCCGCCAGATCGCGCAGCTCACGAGCATCGGCGTCGAGGGCGCGATCGTCGGAACCGCCCTCTACGAGGGCAGCTTCACCCTGCCGCAGGCGCTCGAGGTCACGCGCTGA
- the hisF gene encoding imidazole glycerol phosphate synthase subunit HisF translates to MVLATRVIPCLDVDAGRVVKGVNFENLRDAGDPVELAARYDAQGADELTFLDVTASSGNRETTYDVVRRTAESVFIPLTVGGGVRTPQDVDRLLRAGADKVGVNTAAIDRPELISDVAQRFGSQVLVLSLDVRREADRPSGFGVTTHGGRRSAGLDAVEWAIQAAALGAGELLLNSMDRDGTKDGFDLELIETMRREVRIPIIASGGAGIAEHFAPAVAAGADAVLAASVFHFGELTVGDVKADLRRHGITVRD, encoded by the coding sequence ATGGTGCTGGCGACACGGGTGATCCCGTGCCTCGACGTCGACGCCGGCCGGGTCGTCAAGGGCGTCAACTTCGAGAACCTGCGCGACGCCGGTGACCCGGTCGAGCTCGCCGCCCGGTACGACGCCCAGGGCGCCGACGAGCTCACCTTCCTCGACGTGACGGCGTCCTCGGGCAACCGGGAGACGACGTACGACGTCGTGCGCCGCACGGCCGAGTCGGTGTTCATCCCGCTGACCGTCGGGGGTGGCGTGCGCACCCCGCAGGACGTCGATCGGCTGCTGCGGGCCGGCGCCGACAAGGTCGGCGTCAACACCGCCGCGATCGACCGGCCCGAGCTGATCAGCGACGTAGCGCAACGCTTCGGCTCGCAGGTCCTCGTCCTCTCGCTCGACGTCCGCCGCGAGGCCGACCGGCCGAGCGGGTTCGGGGTCACCACCCACGGTGGCCGTCGCAGTGCCGGGCTGGACGCCGTCGAATGGGCGATCCAGGCCGCCGCGCTGGGGGCGGGCGAGCTGCTGCTGAACTCGATGGACCGCGACGGCACCAAGGACGGCTTCGACCTCGAGCTGATCGAGACCATGCGCCGTGAGGTCCGCATCCCGATCATCGCCAGCGGCGGGGCCGGCATCGCGGAGCACTTCGCGCCCGCCGTGGCCGCCGGCGCGGACGCGGTGCTGGCCGCCTCGGTCTTCCACTTCGGCGAGCTGACCGTCGGCGACGTCAAGGCCGATCTGCGCCGGCACGGGATCACCGTCCGCGACTGA
- a CDS encoding amidohydrolase family protein has translation MSTPTIGLRGAVWRGPGHDLLPDHVVVVADGVVTAIAPYGDAAAADAEEIVGDGRSWIGPGLYDRHVHLAFGAPADLVAGGVLRARDLGAPGSLELGSRGGGDGLEVLAAGRLLTAPDGYPSRSWGADGFASFAASPEEATAHCHAEHRRGAGLIKVALEDAGGQPTLAPEVLAAAVRTAHGLGLPVVAHALTVEMVLRALDAGVDELAHTPTEPLPVEVVARLREQRVSVCSTLQTFFAEGRGASVATNAAALIAAEVPVHYATDLGNTGTRPGADPRELDRLALAGLGRGGALAAAAAGTVDVGGPARLVLLPEDPLAEPTAWWTPSAVLAGDRLHRGAVGDA, from the coding sequence GTGAGCACCCCGACGATCGGTCTGCGCGGCGCGGTGTGGCGCGGCCCCGGCCATGACCTGCTGCCCGATCACGTGGTGGTCGTCGCCGACGGCGTCGTCACCGCGATCGCGCCGTACGGCGACGCCGCGGCGGCGGACGCCGAGGAGATCGTCGGCGACGGGCGGTCGTGGATCGGCCCGGGACTGTACGACCGGCACGTCCATCTCGCGTTCGGGGCACCGGCCGACCTGGTCGCCGGCGGCGTCCTGCGGGCGCGGGACCTCGGCGCCCCCGGCTCGCTGGAGCTCGGCTCGCGCGGTGGCGGCGACGGCCTCGAGGTGCTGGCGGCGGGGCGGCTGCTGACCGCGCCCGACGGCTATCCGTCGCGGTCGTGGGGAGCCGACGGCTTCGCGTCGTTCGCGGCCTCGCCCGAGGAGGCGACGGCGCACTGCCACGCCGAGCACCGCCGCGGCGCCGGCCTCATCAAGGTCGCTCTCGAGGACGCCGGGGGCCAGCCCACGCTCGCGCCGGAGGTGCTCGCGGCCGCCGTGCGCACGGCACACGGGCTCGGGCTGCCGGTGGTCGCGCATGCGCTCACCGTCGAGATGGTGCTGCGCGCGCTCGACGCCGGCGTCGACGAGCTCGCGCACACGCCCACCGAGCCGCTGCCGGTCGAGGTCGTCGCCCGGCTGCGGGAGCAGCGGGTGAGCGTGTGCTCGACCCTGCAGACCTTCTTCGCCGAGGGCCGCGGTGCGAGCGTCGCCACGAACGCGGCGGCGCTGATCGCCGCGGAGGTGCCCGTGCACTACGCCACCGACCTAGGCAACACCGGCACCCGGCCGGGCGCCGACCCGCGCGAGCTCGACCGGCTGGCGCTCGCCGGGCTGGGGCGCGGCGGGGCGCTGGCCGCCGCCGCAGCCGGCACCGTGGACGTCGGTGGCCCCGCGCGGCTGGTGCTGCTGCCCGAGGACCCGCTCGCCGAGCCCACCGCGTGGTGGACGCCGAGCGCGGTGCTGGCCGGCGACCGCCTGCACCGAGGTGCTGTGGGCGATGCCTGA
- the hisH gene encoding imidazole glycerol phosphate synthase subunit HisH has translation MTRSDVVVLDYGFGNIRSVQRALERAGATVEVAADLRRAAEADGLVVPGVGAFEACMAGIEAIGAAQAIRDRIAADRPVLGICVGAQIMFQRGVEHGVERDGIAAVPGEVVRLHADILPHMGWNTVAPAPGSALHKGMPEDTRFYFVHSYAAKSTAADVLVSTCTYGEPFIASYERGALSATQFHPEKSGDAGAQLLANWMETL, from the coding sequence ATGACCCGCTCGGACGTCGTGGTGCTCGACTACGGGTTCGGGAACATCCGCTCCGTCCAGCGGGCGCTCGAGCGGGCCGGGGCCACCGTCGAGGTCGCCGCCGACCTGCGGCGCGCGGCCGAGGCCGATGGGCTGGTCGTGCCGGGCGTCGGTGCCTTCGAGGCGTGCATGGCAGGCATCGAGGCGATCGGCGCCGCGCAGGCCATCCGCGACCGGATCGCCGCCGACCGTCCGGTGCTCGGCATCTGCGTCGGCGCGCAGATCATGTTCCAGCGCGGCGTCGAGCACGGCGTCGAGCGCGACGGCATCGCCGCGGTCCCCGGCGAGGTGGTGCGGCTGCACGCGGACATCCTGCCGCACATGGGCTGGAACACGGTGGCGCCTGCACCGGGTTCGGCGCTGCACAAGGGCATGCCCGAGGACACGCGGTTCTACTTCGTGCACAGCTACGCCGCGAAGAGCACGGCCGCCGACGTCCTCGTCTCGACCTGCACCTACGGAGAGCCGTTCATCGCCTCCTACGAGCGTGGCGCGCTGAGCGCGACGCAGTTTCACCCCGAGAAGTCCGGCGACGCCGGAGCGCAGCTTCTCGCCAACTGGATGGAGACCCTGTGA